The Actinomadura graeca nucleotide sequence ACCTGCGCGACGACGCCGACGCCGAACAGGATGAGGATCAGCGTGCCGGCGAACTCCGCGGCGAGTTCACCGGCCAGGGGTGGGATCGTTCTTCGTTCCGCCATGTCTGCTCTCCTCGTCACGCGGGGGTGGTGCGTGGTGGCCTGGACGCTAGGTCGTACGGGAGTGCCTGACAACAGAGGCCGGTCGGGGGCCGCTCACCGGCGTCGGGGCGTGCGGCGGCGTCCGGCGGGAGCAGGCACGCCGTTCCGCTTCCGCGCGCAAGGGAGGGAATGCAGGGCCGAAGACGCCGGGCTCCTCAGCCCGGTCGCCCTTTTCCTATATTTGATAGGAGAACCCGGCGATGTCAGCGGGAGATGACGGTGGGCCCTACCAGCGAGCCGGCCTTCGGCAGGCGCCGCCAGCTCGGCGACGAGGTGGCCGCCTACGTCCGCGAGCTCATCATGTCGGGGCAGGTCGGGCACGGCGAGTTCCTGCGGATGGAACGGATCGCCGAGGATCTCGGGATCAGCGTCACGCCCGTCCGGGAGGCGCTGCTGTCACTGCGCGGGGAGGGCTTCGTCACGCTGGAGCCACGCCGCGGGTTCATGCCGGCGCCGCTGACACGGCAGGACGTCCAGGACCTGTTCGAGGCGCAGGCGTACTTCGCCGGGGAGCTGGCGGCGCGCGCCGCCGGGCGGATCACCGAGGCGGAGCTGGACGCGCTGGAGGAGACACAGGCGCGGCTGGAGAAGGCGTCCCGGTCCCTGGACGCGGAGGAGATCGAGCTCGCCAACCACCGGTTCCACCGGTCGATCAACCTGTGCGCGGGGTCGCCCAAGACGGCCTGGCTGCTGCAGCTCGTGGTC carries:
- a CDS encoding GntR family transcriptional regulator; this translates as MGPTSEPAFGRRRQLGDEVAAYVRELIMSGQVGHGEFLRMERIAEDLGISVTPVREALLSLRGEGFVTLEPRRGFMPAPLTRQDVQDLFEAQAYFAGELAARAAGRITEAELDALEETQARLEKASRSLDAEEIELANHRFHRSINLCAGSPKTAWLLQLVVRYAPRRFYSSIHGWTQASVDDHRIVLAALRARDAGAARQAMRAHIRHAGTLLVVHLEAQGFWDERAGGRRSAR